The window ACGACCAGGACGACTTCATCCTGGCGCCCTACACGACCGTGCAGAAGAAACTGCAGGGCCAGACACACATCAACCGCGTCACGGTCTCCGCCGCGCGCTCGGACCTGGTCGAGGAGGCCGCGGTCCAGATCACGCGCCTGATGCGCGCGCGCCACCGGATCAGCAACCCCGAAGAGGACGACTTCAACGTGCGCACGCTCGAGGAGATGGCGGCCACGCGCACGGAGATGGCGCGCACCATGACGCTGCTGCTGATGAGCGTGGCCTCGGTCAGCCTGCTCGTCGGCGGTATCGGGATCATGAACATCATGCTGGTCTCGGTCACCGAGCGGACTCGAGAGATCGGCGTGCGCAAGGCGCTCGGCGCCACGCAGAGCAACATCCTGCTCCAGTTCCTGATCGAGGCCGTGGTGCTCTGCCTGCTGGGGGGTGTGGTCGGGGTTCTGGTCGGCGGGGGCGCCGCCATGCTGCTCAAGCAGCTCTTCCAGTGGCAGACCTCGGTCGACGGTCTGGCGGTGCTCGTGGCCTTGATCTTCTCGGGGGCCGTGGGCATCGGCTTCGGCGTCTGGCCCGCGCGCCGCGCGGCGCGGCTCGATCCCATCGAATCGCTGCGCTACGAATAGCCGGGCTTCAGCGGTCTCCGAAATTGGCCGATGACCGATCCATGAGACCGGTGTGGATTCGCTGGTTGACCATCGCCCCGCTCGGACTTGGCTTGATCGCCTGCGGAAACTCGAGCGGATCGCGCCAGCCGCTCACGGAGCGGCAGCGTGACAGCGTGATCGCGGGCTCCACGCTACCGGGGGCGGCCACGGTCGGAAAGGCGCTCGAGCGTTCCGACGACGCGAAAGAGCGCGCCGCGAGTCTCGATTCCCTGACGCGATAGCACACCTGGGTTCCCACGAGACGCACCGCCAGACTCGCGCCGTGGCTCCCGACGTTCGCGCTCGCAATCGGCCCCGCTGCGTCCTGCTGCGCTGGTCGCCCGCGCTCGCCGCCGTCGTCGTGGCGTCGACCAAGGTCGTTTACACCCTGCGGGCGCCAAACGCCGCGGGCGAGTACACGATCAGCGCCGGTTCCTCTACGGCACGGAGAGGCGACCACCCTGGTCGTGTCCAAGGACCGGGTGGCCGCATCGATCCCCTCGGCGGCGCTGGTGCCCACTCGGGCCGCGTCGGTTTGGCCAGGCCCATCCAGCGAACGGTTCAATAGTTGGCGCCAGGTCTCGATTCCGGAAGCAGGCCCCGGGGTTACTTGGATATTCCGCTTGCCGTACTCTACCCCCCGGGGCATACTTCCGCGTCTTTCGGTCGAGTAGGATGTCGTCGACGTTCAATTCCGCCAGGGACAACTTGGCGGTTTTTTGTTGGCGATGTTCGCGATCGAG is drawn from Candidatus Eisenbacteria bacterium and contains these coding sequences:
- a CDS encoding FtsX-like permease family protein, which produces VTRTLFPDQDPVGQVIRIKNLPFRVLGTLAPKGQGQFGDDQDDFILAPYTTVQKKLQGQTHINRVTVSAARSDLVEEAAVQITRLMRARHRISNPEEDDFNVRTLEEMAATRTEMARTMTLLLMSVASVSLLVGGIGIMNIMLVSVTERTREIGVRKALGATQSNILLQFLIEAVVLCLLGGVVGVLVGGGAAMLLKQLFQWQTSVDGLAVLVALIFSGAVGIGFGVWPARRAARLDPIESLRYE